Proteins from one Desulforhopalus sp. genomic window:
- a CDS encoding zf-TFIIB domain-containing protein: protein MKCPTCITTDLLMTDRQGVEIDYCPQCRGVWLDKGELDKIIERCSFAPPKAPEQQYRAPEPQYRQPEHHQSKHGHENPFKRKSSLKDFFDF, encoded by the coding sequence ATGAAATGCCCAACATGTATCACAACCGACTTATTAATGACAGACAGGCAAGGCGTCGAAATTGACTACTGTCCACAATGCCGAGGCGTTTGGCTTGACAAAGGTGAGTTGGACAAAATTATCGAACGTTGTTCTTTTGCACCACCAAAAGCACCTGAACAGCAGTATCGTGCGCCGGAACCACAGTACCGACAACCTGAGCATCATCAATCAAAACATGGGCATGAAAACCCTTTCAAGAGGAAATCTTCACTTAAGGACTTTTTTGATTTTTAA